From the genome of Streptomyces sp. S4.7:
TCCCGGATCGGCGGCACCGGCGTCTTCGTCACCGCGCTGCGCGACGCGCTGCTGCGCGGCGAGGTCGACTTCGCCGTCCACTCGCTCAAGGACCTGCCCACGGCGCAGCCCGAGAACCTGACGCTGGCCGCCGTACCGCGCCGTGAGGACCCGCGGGACGTGCTGATCGCACGCGACGGGCTCACCCTCGACCGGCTGCCGCACGGCGCCAGGATCGGTACGGGCTCCCCGCGGCGTACCGCGCAGCTCAACGCGTACGCCCGCAGCCACGGCCTCCTCATAGAGACCGTGCCGATACGCGGGAACATCGACACCCGCATCGGCTACGTACACGGCGGTGAGCTGGACGGGGTCGTGCTGGCCGCCGCGGGTCTCAACCGACTTGGCAGGACCGGCGAGGTGACCGACTTCCTGTCGGTCGACTCCGTCCTGCCGGCCCCCGGTCAGGGGGCGCTCGCCGTCGAATGCGCGGCTTCCGACCCGGAACTCGCCGCCGCACTCACCGGCCTCGACGATCCGCACACGCGGATCGCCGTCACCGCGGAACGTTCCCTGCTCGCCGCCCTGGAGGCCGGCTGCAGCGCACCTGTGGGTGCGCTGGCCGACCTGCTGGGCGACGGACAGGACACGCGATTTGTCAACGAACTGCGCCTGCGTGGCGTCGTCGGCACGACCGACGGCTCGACACTCGTGCAGTTGTCCATCACCGGTCCCGTACCCACGTCGCACGGCGACGCCGTCGCGCTCGGTCGCGAACTCGCGTCCGAGATGCTCGCCAAGGGTGCGGCCGGTCTTATGGGGGAGCGAGCACTTTGAGCCCCATCGCCGACCATCCGGCAGTCCACGCATCAGGGCACGTCACCTTCCTCGGTGCCGGACCCGGGGATCCGGGTCTGCTGACACTCCGCGCCGTCGAGGCGCTCGCGGGGGCGGAGGTACTGATCGCCGAGCCGGATGTGCTCGAAGTCGTACGCGGCCATGCCCGTCCGGGTGTGAGCACGCCTGAGATCACGATTGTTGACGATGCGTCAACAGCCGCCGGTATCCCAGCGATCAGGGATGCCGTCAATCTTGTCATGGAGGCCGCGCGCGGCGGCAAGCGGGTCGTCCGTGCGGTGACCGGGGACCCCGGTCTCGACGGCGACACCGGCGCCGAGATGCTGGCGTGCGCCGCCGCGGGCATTCCCTTCGAGGTCGTGCCGGGTATCGCCGCCGCCGTCGGGGTGCCCGCCTACGCGGGTGTGCCGCTGCGGGACGCGCACGGCACGGACGTCCGCTTCGTCGACAGCCGTACGGCCGGCGAGCGCTGCTGGACCGAACTCGGCGCGAGCGACGGCACGGTCGTCGTCTCGGCGACGCTCGACACGGTCGCCGCGACCGCCGGTGAGTTCGTCGCCGCGGGCCGCAAGCCCGACACGCCGATGACGGTCACCGTCGCCGGTACGACCACGCGCCAGCGCACCTGGTCCGCGACGCTCGGCACGATCGCGCTGACGCTGAAGCAGGCGAAGGTCCTGCCGTCGGCGTCCGGGCACCAGCCGGTCATAGCCGTGGTCGGGGAGCGCAGCGCGCCCGCGCAGCGCGACCAGCTCGCGTGGTTCGAGTCGAAGCAGCTGTTCGGCTGGAAGGTGCTCGTGCCGCGTACGAAGGAGCAGGCCGCCTCGCTCTCCGACCAGCTTCGGTCATACGGCGCCGTGCCGCACGAGGTCCCGACCATCGCGGTCGAACCGCCGCGTACGCCCCAGCAGATGGAGCGCGCGGTCAAGGGGCTGGTCACCGGGCGCTACGAGTGGATCGCCTTCACATCGGTGAACGCGGTGAAGGCCGTCAGGGAGAAGTTCGAGGAGTACGGGCTCGACGCCCGTGCCTTCGCGGGAATCAAGGTCGCCGCGGTCGGCGAGCAGACCGCCGCGGCGCTGGTCGACTTCGGCGTCAAGCCGGACCTGGTGCCCAGCGGTGAGCAGTCCGCGGCCGGGCTGCTGGACGACTGGCCGCCGTACGACCCGGTCTTCGACCCGATCGACCGGGTGTTCCTGCCGCGTGCCGACATCGCCACGGAGACGCTGGTCGCCGGGCTGATCGAGCTCGGGTGGGAGGTCGACGACGTCACGGCCTACCGGACCGTGCGCGCTTCGCCGCCGCCCGCCGAGACGCGGGAGGCCATCAAGGGCGGCGGCTTCGACGCGGTGATGTTCACCTCGTCGTCCACCGTGCGGAATCTGGTCGGGATCGCGGGCAAGCCGCACAACGTGACCGTCATCGCGTGCATCGGCCCCGCGACCGCCAAGACGGCGGAGGAGCACGGGCTGCGGGTGGACGTGCTGTCACCGGAGCCCTCGGTGCACAAGCTGGCCGAGGCGCTGGCGGCGTTCGGCGCGGAGCGCCGGGCGGCGGCGCGGGAGGCCGGAGAGACGGTCACCCGGCCGAGCGAGCGGCGGCCGGGGTCGAGGCGGCGGCGTACGACGTAGTACACCGGTGCGAGGGGAGCCGTCCGCGCGCGCGTGGGACGCGGCGTAGCGTGGACGGGTACGTCAGCGACAGCTCTTTCGGATCCTGCTGATCCTTCGGACCACGAGGCGACTCACCATGAATGTGTACGGTTCCTTCCCCGGTGCCCGGCCCCGCCGGCTGCGGACCAGCCCCGCGATGCGGCGCATGGTCGCCGAGACGCGGCTGCACCCGGCCGATCTGATCCTGCCCGCGTTCGTGCGGGAGGCCGTCACCGAGCCGGTGGCCGTCTCGGCCATGCCCGGGGTTGTCCAGCACAGCCTCGACACGCTGCGCAAGGCGGCCGTCGAGGCGGTCGCGGCGGGTGTCTCCGGGATCATGATCTTCGGTGTGCCGGAGGACGAGAAGAAGGACGCGCTCGGGACGGCCGGGACCGACCCGGAGGGAATCCTCCAGGTGGCGGTCCGGGCGGTGCGCGACGAGGTCGGCGACGACCTGGTGATCATGTCGGACCTGTGTCTGGACGAGTACACCGACCACGGCCACTGCGGGGTGCTCGACACCGCCGGGCGCGTCGACAACGACGCGACGCTGGAGCGGTACGCGGAGATGGCCCAGGTGCAGGCCGACGCGGGCGTCCATGTGGTGGGCACCAGCGGGATGATGGACGGTCAGGTCGGCGTGGTCCGCGACGCGTTGGACACGATCGGCAAGGAGGACGTGGCCGTCCTGGCGTACGCGGTGAAGTACTCCTCCGCGTTCTACGGCCCGTTCCGGGAGGCGGTCGGCTCGTCGCTGAAGGGCGACCGCAAGACGTACCAGCAGGACCCGGCCAACTCCCGTGAGTCCCTGCGCGAGTTGGCGCTGGATCTCGAAGAGGGCGCCGACATGGTGATGGTGAAGCCCGCCGGCCCGTATCTGGATGTGCTGGCGAAGGTCGCGGCGGAGGTGGACGTGCCCGTCGCCGCGTACCAGATCAGTGGCGAGTACGCGATGATCGAGGCGGCGGCCGAGAAGGGCTGGATCGACCGGGACAAGGCGATCCTGGAGAGCCTGACCGGGATCAAGCGGGCCGGCGCGGGGATGATCCTCACGTACTGGGCCACGGAGGTCGCGCGGGCGCTCTGAGGCGCCCGCGCGTGACCGGAGCGGCTACCAGAGCAGGGCGTCGGCCATCGTCGACTGCCAGTAGGAGACCGACGTGTCCGCGGTGGTCGCCGTTCCCTTCGGGAGCGTGAGGTTCGCGGCCGAGCCCACCGACCCCTGGTTGTCGCGGCCCGCGAAGTGGACGCTGAGCTTGTACGCCGCGGTGGTCGGGGCGCCGTCGACGCCGCCCAGCGCGATCGAGGCGTAGGCCGACTCGCCGGGCGCCAGGGTGACGACCGCCTGCGGCTTGCTGTCCTCGTTGATCTGCGTGACGGACTGGGCGTCGTCGAAGCCGAGGAGAGGCGCGTAGTAGGCGTCGCAGTTCCCCTCGCCGGTGTTGGTCGCGGTCACCAGCAGGTGGTTGAGGGGCCGGGCGACGTCGGTGACGGTGACCTTGGTGTTGGACCCGGTGCAGGTGGTGCGGGCGGCGCTCTTGGCGTCGGAGCCCTTGTCGGCGCTGTCGTTCTTGCCGCTGCCGCTGCTCTTGTTGCTGTCGCTGTCGCTGTCGCTGCCGCTGCCGCTGTCCGCGTTCTCGTCGGCGGGCGGCTGCTGCTTGTCGGTCGCCTGGGAGTCCGGCTCGTCCGTGGCCGCGGACGTGGCCGTGGAGTCGGGCTTCGGGTCGGCGTTGACCACGTCCGACGGCTGGCAGGCGGTGAGGGCGAGCGCGGCCAGCAGAGCGGTGGTGGCTGTGGTGGCGGCGGAGCGGATTCGACGGTTGCGCATGAGTTTCTGTCTCCCGTTTCTTGGTGCGGTCAGTGCTGGTTGATGAGCACGATCAGAACGCTCGTGCAGGCGATCACTACGCAGACGGCGACGCCGTCCACGAGGCTGTCGCGGAGGCGGGTTCGGATTGCTCCTCCTCGGTCCGGCGGCTGCTGGGATCACCTTGCGGGGCGGCTGGAACCGCCCGCAATCAGCAAGGGACAATGAGGGAAGCCGGAACGCTGAGACGCTTGTGACCTGCGGGGACGATGTCTCCCTGGGACGCGTTCCTGGAACGGCCGCGGACCGTGGCGTACCGATGTCGAGGGGAGACTGCGAGTGGCGACGACCGAGGCCAGGGCCTTCGCGGAACTGCTCAGTGAGTTGAAGGAGCGCTCGGGACGCAGCTACGGCGTGCTCGCCGCGAAGCTCCACGTCAGTACGTCCACCCTCCACCGCTACTGCAACGGCGACGCCGTGCCGACCGACTTCTCGGCGGCGGAGCGGTTCGGTCGGCTGTGCGGCGCGACGGGCGAGGAGTTCGTGGAGCTGCACCGGCGGTGGATCCTCGCGGACGAGGCGCGGCGGCGGTCGCGGGCGGCGGGGTCTGCGGCGGCCCCTGTTGAGGAAGCCCTGGCGCCCGAGACCCCTGAAGCCTCCGCCCCGACTACGGCTACGGCTCCGGACACCGAGCCGGCCGCCGCGCCCGTCGCGCCCGTCGAGTCGGCCGACGCCGCGACGCCCGAGCCGGACCGGCCCGAGGGCGACACGTCCGCCTCGCGGCGCGGAAAACGTCTGTACGTCACTCTCGCCGCCGCGGCGGTCGTCGTGGCCGTCGCCGTCCCCGCTCTTGTCTTCGGCCCGCTGAACGATCCCTCGACCGACCGTTCGTCCACCGCGTCCGAGGTCTCGGACGGCGGCGGGTCGAAGTCGCCCGAGCCGTCCGTCTCCCCCTCCGGATCACCTTCCCCCGACAAGTCGCCCTCGCCGAAGGCCAGTTCCTCGGCCCGAGAGACCGCGAAGGACAAGGCGGGCGGCGGCGACCAGGGGAAGGGGAAGGAGGAGGCCGGCGGAGTGCCCGTGACGGTGAACACCAGGCCGTACGCCTTCGAGGACCCGTGCACCCAGCGCTATCTCGTCGACCGCCCCGCGTCCGAGGTCCCCCCGCCCCCCAACGAGCCGGACGCGCCCGGCTGGGTCGCCGCGCTCGGCGCGGTCTCCAGCGGAAGCCAGTTCATCGAACTGGCCCTTCAGGGCACCGGGAGCGAGACCGTCGTGCTCAACGACATGAACGTGCGCGTGGTGGGGAGCGACGCGCCCCTCGCCTGGAACGACTTCGGTACGGGGGTCGGCTGCGGCGGCGGGGTGACGACCAGGGCGTTCACCGTGGACCTGGACGCGGGCCGCCCCGGCGTCGAACCGCAGGGCGGGCAGCGGGACTTCCCCTACAAGGTCAGCGAGTCCGATCCGGAGGTCTTCCACATCACCGCGAAAGCCTCGGCCCGCTACGTCAGTTGGTACCTGGAACTGGAATGGTCCAGCGGCGGCCGGGAGGGCACGCTCCGCATCGACGACCACGGGAAGCCGTTCCGTACGAGCGGTGCGCAGGGTCGGCCGTCGTTCGACTACCCGCTCGGGGGCGACTCGAAGTGGGAGACGGCGGCCGTGAACGACCCGGACCAGTATCCCTAGGGAGTCTCCCGCCATGACAGGACTCGGACCCGTCGCCTGGCCACCCGCGCCGATCAGGACCGAGCGGCTCGTGCTGCGCGAGTCCGAGGCCCGCGACCGTGACGCGTTCATCGAGCTGTTCGCCTCGCCGGAGGTGCGCACCTACCTCGGTGGCCCTCGACCGCGTGACGAACTCGAACGCGCGGTGCCCGCGGTGCCCGGGCGTCGCCCCGGCCTCTTCGTGATCGAGCTCGACGGAGCGATGGGCGGCACGGTCACGTTCCAACGGCGCGATGCGGAGCGTCCGGGGCACGTCCGTCCGGATGCCGGGGAGGCCGAACTCGGCTACCTGTTGCTGCCGCAGGCGTGGGGACACGGGTACGCCGCCGAGGCGTGCACGGCGGCACTCGACTGGTTCGCCGGCGCGCTTCCCGGCGAGCTGGTGGTGCTCTGCACCCAGGCCGCCAACGCCCCTTCGATGCGGCTCGCGGCGAAGCTCGGATTCATCGAGGTGGAGCGGTTTGAGGAGTACGGCGCCGAGCAGTGGTTCGGCGTGCGCATCTAGGCTTCGACGGGGGCGAAATGGGCTGTGAGCTGGGGCTGTTGCACATCCAATGCCGTCTTTTCGGAACCCATTCGCTGAGACGGAACCCGGACATTCACGCGATCGTTCGCGGATCGAGCCGGTCCTAGCGTCGTCGGTGTCAGCAGGGAACACCGCAACCGACAGCCACGGGAGATCATGATGCGTTCGCGTCTCGCCGCCCGTTCCGCCCGTCTCGTCCTGGCCGCCGCGGCCGTGACGGCACTCGCCGCCACCACCACCGCCTGCGGCCCCGAGGAACTCGCGGACAGCGGCAGCTCCGCGGCCCCGTCGGCCGCCGCCTCCGAGGGGAGCGACAAGTCCTCCGGTGACAAGTCGTCGACCGGTGGCGCCGACTCCTCGGACTCCAGTGGCTCCAGCGACAAGGGCGAGTCCGCCGACGACGGGAAGAGCGGCTACGGGCAGTCCTGCGGCGCCAACGACCTGGACTTCACGGTCACTTCGGAGTCCCAGGCCGGCGGCTACTACCGCGTCACCGCCAAGGCCAAGTCCGGGATCACCTGCACCCTGGAGGTCAACACCCCCACGGTCTCCTTCGGTTCCGACGCCGACGGCGTCGCCTCCCCCGTCGGACAGCGTGGCGAGGAGCCGATCAAGCTCACGGGCTCCGCCGTCGCGTACACCGGTATCAACCCCAAGACCACCGACACCGACCGTGGCGTGGAGTTCGAGAACGTCATCATCGGCACGACCGAGGACGACCCCAACCCCGCCGAGCTGAAGCTCCCCGAGCCCGCCACCGTCGACAAGCCGATCGTCACCAACTGGTCCACGAACCCGTCCGAGACCATCCCCGTCATCGTCTGACGAATCGGACCGGGAGCTAAGCGGTGTCGGCCGCCTCGGGTGCTTCGGCCGCCTCCGGCGCCTCAGGTGCGTCCGGTGCCTCCGCGCCCTCGATCATGTGCGTCTCGCCGAAGATCGTGGCGTGTTCCAGGACATCCTCGGCCGGATCGTCGATCTGGCCGACCGAGAGCAGCGTGAAGCCGCCGTTGTGGGAGTTCGTGTGGGTCTCGTCCGCGGCGGCGCCGGTGGCGGGAAGTACGGCGCCCAGCACCGCAGCGCCCAGGACGGTCAGGGTGTGTGTGGCTTTCATTTCCGGTGGTAGCCCGTCTGCTCGTCGTAGTCCTCACGGTCCGGTCTGTCTATGGCGCAGAACGGGCGCAAAAGTCACGGCTGACGGTGTGTGTCGGGGCGGTATTCACTTGACCGGCGCAGTGGGCGCGACGGTCAGCGGACCACGTCCGCGGTGAAGGCCGCCCAGGCGGCGGGAGCAAGGGTGAGTACGGGGCCCTCCGCGACCTTGGAGTCCCGGACATGCACGGCGGCGGGGTGCGCGGCGACCTCGACGCAGGCGCCGCCTTCGCTTCCGCTGTAGCTGGACTTGTGCCAGTGGTAGGCGACTTCGAGGCAGTTGCCGCCCTCACTCCCGCTGTAGCTGGACTTGAACCACTCCAGTGCGGTGCTCATTACTCTCCTAGCAGCCGGTCCAACAGGCCCTTCGTCTCTTCGGGGTTGAGGGCCTGCGTCCGCAGCATCGCATATTTGCGCGCGAGGATGCTGACCTCGTCCGGGTCCTCGACAAAGAGGCTGCCCCGCTGCGTCTCGGCGTAGGCGAGATGCTGATGATCGGGTGTCTCCAGCAGGACGAAGGGTCCGTCGAGTCCCGCGTGAGTGGTCCGGCCGAGCGGCATGACCTGGAGCGTCAGACCGGGGAGGTCGGCGCTCTCCCGGAGATGGTGGAGCTGTTCGGCTAAGACGGCCGGGGAGCCGAGCCGGTCTCTGAGTACCGCTTCGCCGATCAGAAAGCTGCATGTCGGGGGGACCTTGCGGTGCAGGATGTGCTGACGCTCTATGCGCCCGGCGACACGGGTGTTGATCTCGTCCTCGCTGAAAGCGGGAACCCTGTTGCGAAAGACCGTCCGGGCGTAGTTCTCGGTCTGGAGCAGTCCAGGCATCACCTGGTTCTCGTAAGAGGAGATGGCAATGGCCTCCTGCTCCTGATCGATGAACGCCGCCGCCCACGTCGGATACCGGTCGATCTCCGGCATGTTCTCCACCGCCGTCTCCAACGCCCCCTTGGTCAAAAGCACTTGATCCAGCAGGATCGCCAGATCAGGCTTGAGTAGCCGCCGCCCCTGCTCCACCGACGCGATCGTCTCCGTGTGTACGCAGGCGCGCTCCGCGAGTTGGCGTTGGGTCAGGCCCGCCGCCTCACGGAAGAGGGCGACCAGCGCGCCGACGAGCTTCATCGCGGACGCGTTCTTCCGCTGTCGTTTTCTGCTGTGCATGTCCGACCAACTCCCCGTTCCCGTACGTACGTCACGCCCGCAGCGCCCGTACGAAATCTCTGTACGGGCATGCGCACTGCATCAGCGTAATCACAGGCAGTGACAATCGCCCTGTGAATGAGACGAATCCACCCCCCGCCCCGCGCGAGCGTTTCTACCGCCGCGAACGCCGGTCCGTGCCCGCCGCCAGGCAGTTCGCACGGGAGGCGGTGACCGACTGGGCGCTCGGCGACCGGCTCGACGATGTCTTGCTGTGTGTGAGCGAGCTGGCGACCAACGCCCTGGTGCACGGAGTTCCGCCGGGGCGCGGCTACCGGCTGAGTCTGTCGCTGCTCGTGGACGGGGTGCTCCGTGTCGAGGTGCACGACAGCGGTGACGGGCGGCCGGGTGTCCGCGAGCCGTACGGGGAGTCGGGGCGCGGGCTCATGCTCGTCGCGGCGCTCGCCGACAAGTGGGGTGTGGGGGAGCGTGATCCCGGCAAGGTCGTGTGGTGCGAGTTCGTGATCTGACCGGTCTCCGTCTCTGGTCGCTCAGTCCCACCAGAACGTCCAGGCGGGCTGGTTCAGCACCTGGTGTGTGGCGTACCCGGGCAGGGTGGGGTGACGGCCCTGGTGGATGTTGTCCGGGCAGAACGCGAAGTGCTCCGCCGCGACCGCCTCCGCCTCCTCCTGGGTCGTCGGCGGGGCGGCCACCGAGACCACCAGCTGGTCGAAGGTGAGCGCCACCACCCGTATCCCGAAGCGGTCCTCCCACGACCGCAGCACCGCGCAGAGCCGTGCCACGTCGTCCTCGTGGTTCACCGGGCCCGACCAGCCGATCGCCGCCGGTATGTCCGCGCTGCGGCGGGCGGGGACCAGGGCGACTCGCGCGCCCTGCATCCAACTCCCGTCGTCGGTGAGGATGGACGCGACCTCGGCCGCCTCCTTGTCGGGGTCGGCGGACGGTTCCTGCGGGGCCGCCGCCAGGCCCGGCCACGCCTCGTCCTCCGACAGACGCTCCCAGGACTCCGCGAGGATCTCCTCCGTGTCGTGGTCGCCCGGATAGGACACCGCATCAGGGCTCAGATCCCACTCCTGCGGCCACTCCTTGCGGTGACCGCCGTGGACGAGCAGCGGATGCAGCCCCGCCCTGCGGGCGGGCAGCAGATCGGCCCACGCCCGGGGGGCCGCCGGCTCGTCCGCGTACCAGAGGAGTGGTTCGTGCCAGGTCCCGTCGATGGTCGTGTCGACCAGCTTGCCGGGCGGCAGTTGGAGCCCGGCCGACCGGCCCGAGGGGTCGGTGGCCAGGGCGGGCAGGGGGTTGGGGAGCGTCGCCATGCAGGAGACACTAAAGGCCGCCACCGACAACGGAGTTCAGTCCGTGGAACTTCCCTTGTCCGGTTCCGAGCGCAGCAGGTCGGCGAGTCGCGAGAGGCCGTCCGCCGCGTGGCCCTCGGCCACCGCGCGGTCGAGCAGCGGCTGCACCGGGGCGAACAGCTCCGTGCTGACACCCTGCGCGGCGAACGCCGCCAGCAGGTTGGGGAACGCCTCCTGGTTCACGGCCAGGCTCGACACGTCCGTCAGATGCCGCCCCGAGTCGATCGCCGCCGCCCACGCCGGGGCGGAGCCGAGCATCGCGCCCACCCACGGGACCAGCAGCTCCGAGAACTCGGTGGCCGGGACGGACTCCGTACCGATCAGGGCGTACGCCTGCATCACGCCCATGGTCATCCCGTACATGCCGGTGAGCAGTGCCAGGTCGTACAGGGCGGCGAGGCCGGGGTCGGTGCCGACGTACTTCGTGCCGCCGAGCGCCGCGAGCGTCTCCCGGTGGGCGTCGAAGAGTTCCCGCGCGCCGCTGTAGAGGACGTAGGCGTGGGGTCCCGCGGGCTCGCGGCCACCGCGTCGG
Proteins encoded in this window:
- the hemC gene encoding hydroxymethylbilane synthase, with the protein product MTDKTLRLGTRRSRLAMAQSGQVADAVRELTGRRVELVEITTYGDTSREQLSRIGGTGVFVTALRDALLRGEVDFAVHSLKDLPTAQPENLTLAAVPRREDPRDVLIARDGLTLDRLPHGARIGTGSPRRTAQLNAYARSHGLLIETVPIRGNIDTRIGYVHGGELDGVVLAAAGLNRLGRTGEVTDFLSVDSVLPAPGQGALAVECAASDPELAAALTGLDDPHTRIAVTAERSLLAALEAGCSAPVGALADLLGDGQDTRFVNELRLRGVVGTTDGSTLVQLSITGPVPTSHGDAVALGRELASEMLAKGAAGLMGERAL
- a CDS encoding bifunctional uroporphyrinogen-III C-methyltransferase/uroporphyrinogen-III synthase is translated as MSPIADHPAVHASGHVTFLGAGPGDPGLLTLRAVEALAGAEVLIAEPDVLEVVRGHARPGVSTPEITIVDDASTAAGIPAIRDAVNLVMEAARGGKRVVRAVTGDPGLDGDTGAEMLACAAAGIPFEVVPGIAAAVGVPAYAGVPLRDAHGTDVRFVDSRTAGERCWTELGASDGTVVVSATLDTVAATAGEFVAAGRKPDTPMTVTVAGTTTRQRTWSATLGTIALTLKQAKVLPSASGHQPVIAVVGERSAPAQRDQLAWFESKQLFGWKVLVPRTKEQAASLSDQLRSYGAVPHEVPTIAVEPPRTPQQMERAVKGLVTGRYEWIAFTSVNAVKAVREKFEEYGLDARAFAGIKVAAVGEQTAAALVDFGVKPDLVPSGEQSAAGLLDDWPPYDPVFDPIDRVFLPRADIATETLVAGLIELGWEVDDVTAYRTVRASPPPAETREAIKGGGFDAVMFTSSSTVRNLVGIAGKPHNVTVIACIGPATAKTAEEHGLRVDVLSPEPSVHKLAEALAAFGAERRAAAREAGETVTRPSERRPGSRRRRTT
- the hemB gene encoding porphobilinogen synthase, which gives rise to MNVYGSFPGARPRRLRTSPAMRRMVAETRLHPADLILPAFVREAVTEPVAVSAMPGVVQHSLDTLRKAAVEAVAAGVSGIMIFGVPEDEKKDALGTAGTDPEGILQVAVRAVRDEVGDDLVIMSDLCLDEYTDHGHCGVLDTAGRVDNDATLERYAEMAQVQADAGVHVVGTSGMMDGQVGVVRDALDTIGKEDVAVLAYAVKYSSAFYGPFREAVGSSLKGDRKTYQQDPANSRESLRELALDLEEGADMVMVKPAGPYLDVLAKVAAEVDVPVAAYQISGEYAMIEAAAEKGWIDRDKAILESLTGIKRAGAGMILTYWATEVARAL
- a CDS encoding DUF4232 domain-containing protein, with protein sequence MRNRRIRSAATTATTALLAALALTACQPSDVVNADPKPDSTATSAATDEPDSQATDKQQPPADENADSGSGSDSDSDSNKSSGSGKNDSADKGSDAKSAARTTCTGSNTKVTVTDVARPLNHLLVTATNTGEGNCDAYYAPLLGFDDAQSVTQINEDSKPQAVVTLAPGESAYASIALGGVDGAPTTAAYKLSVHFAGRDNQGSVGSAANLTLPKGTATTADTSVSYWQSTMADALLW
- a CDS encoding helix-turn-helix transcriptional regulator; this translates as MATTEARAFAELLSELKERSGRSYGVLAAKLHVSTSTLHRYCNGDAVPTDFSAAERFGRLCGATGEEFVELHRRWILADEARRRSRAAGSAAAPVEEALAPETPEASAPTTATAPDTEPAAAPVAPVESADAATPEPDRPEGDTSASRRGKRLYVTLAAAAVVVAVAVPALVFGPLNDPSTDRSSTASEVSDGGGSKSPEPSVSPSGSPSPDKSPSPKASSSARETAKDKAGGGDQGKGKEEAGGVPVTVNTRPYAFEDPCTQRYLVDRPASEVPPPPNEPDAPGWVAALGAVSSGSQFIELALQGTGSETVVLNDMNVRVVGSDAPLAWNDFGTGVGCGGGVTTRAFTVDLDAGRPGVEPQGGQRDFPYKVSESDPEVFHITAKASARYVSWYLELEWSSGGREGTLRIDDHGKPFRTSGAQGRPSFDYPLGGDSKWETAAVNDPDQYP
- a CDS encoding GNAT family N-acetyltransferase, which gives rise to MTGLGPVAWPPAPIRTERLVLRESEARDRDAFIELFASPEVRTYLGGPRPRDELERAVPAVPGRRPGLFVIELDGAMGGTVTFQRRDAERPGHVRPDAGEAELGYLLLPQAWGHGYAAEACTAALDWFAGALPGELVVLCTQAANAPSMRLAAKLGFIEVERFEEYGAEQWFGVRI
- a CDS encoding DUF4232 domain-containing protein, which encodes MRSRLAARSARLVLAAAAVTALAATTTACGPEELADSGSSAAPSAAASEGSDKSSGDKSSTGGADSSDSSGSSDKGESADDGKSGYGQSCGANDLDFTVTSESQAGGYYRVTAKAKSGITCTLEVNTPTVSFGSDADGVASPVGQRGEEPIKLTGSAVAYTGINPKTTDTDRGVEFENVIIGTTEDDPNPAELKLPEPATVDKPIVTNWSTNPSETIPVIV
- a CDS encoding DUF397 domain-containing protein, giving the protein MSTALEWFKSSYSGSEGGNCLEVAYHWHKSSYSGSEGGACVEVAAHPAAVHVRDSKVAEGPVLTLAPAAWAAFTADVVR
- a CDS encoding helix-turn-helix transcriptional regulator: MHSRKRQRKNASAMKLVGALVALFREAAGLTQRQLAERACVHTETIASVEQGRRLLKPDLAILLDQVLLTKGALETAVENMPEIDRYPTWAAAFIDQEQEAIAISSYENQVMPGLLQTENYARTVFRNRVPAFSEDEINTRVAGRIERQHILHRKVPPTCSFLIGEAVLRDRLGSPAVLAEQLHHLRESADLPGLTLQVMPLGRTTHAGLDGPFVLLETPDHQHLAYAETQRGSLFVEDPDEVSILARKYAMLRTQALNPEETKGLLDRLLGE
- a CDS encoding ATP-binding protein, which codes for MNETNPPPAPRERFYRRERRSVPAARQFAREAVTDWALGDRLDDVLLCVSELATNALVHGVPPGRGYRLSLSLLVDGVLRVEVHDSGDGRPGVREPYGESGRGLMLVAALADKWGVGERDPGKVVWCEFVI
- a CDS encoding DUF4253 domain-containing protein; translated protein: MATLPNPLPALATDPSGRSAGLQLPPGKLVDTTIDGTWHEPLLWYADEPAAPRAWADLLPARRAGLHPLLVHGGHRKEWPQEWDLSPDAVSYPGDHDTEEILAESWERLSEDEAWPGLAAAPQEPSADPDKEAAEVASILTDDGSWMQGARVALVPARRSADIPAAIGWSGPVNHEDDVARLCAVLRSWEDRFGIRVVALTFDQLVVSVAAPPTTQEEAEAVAAEHFAFCPDNIHQGRHPTLPGYATHQVLNQPAWTFWWD